A region from the Dethiosulfovibrio faecalis genome encodes:
- a CDS encoding ABC transporter permease, which produces MAGVISISCLIFALSSPYFMNWDNIRNVLDQSTLNIVVGLGMSLLIASGGIDLSVGSAVALIGVMIAPALKAGLPTSTVCLAALAAGTIAGLWNAGIVVFLRINPFIATLASMSLMSGLALIITQGTPVYGFPPSFTFIGRGRIIGLPVSVIVCTLLFLALWFFFSFTRFGIYTIGLGNNEEALRRCGIRVKRWKTGLYCLCGCCAAIAAVLITSRLNSAEPLAGAMMEMDAIATAVLGGTAIQGGKTSLTGTVLAGILLALVKNGLTMLGVSSYYQGFSVGAIVLISVVLSERSTRTKQ; this is translated from the coding sequence TTGGCTGGAGTCATCTCGATCTCCTGTTTGATCTTCGCCCTGTCGTCGCCTTACTTCATGAACTGGGACAACATCAGGAACGTGCTGGATCAAAGCACTCTCAACATAGTCGTAGGCCTGGGGATGTCCCTTTTGATCGCATCAGGAGGGATAGACCTCTCGGTAGGCTCCGCAGTGGCGCTGATAGGGGTGATGATAGCCCCCGCGCTGAAAGCAGGGCTACCGACGTCCACGGTATGCCTGGCCGCCCTGGCGGCGGGGACGATCGCGGGCCTATGGAACGCGGGTATCGTCGTTTTTCTGAGGATCAATCCCTTCATAGCGACCTTGGCCTCTATGTCTCTGATGTCCGGTCTGGCACTGATAATCACGCAGGGAACGCCGGTTTACGGCTTCCCGCCGTCTTTCACGTTTATAGGCAGAGGCCGGATCATAGGCCTCCCTGTGTCGGTTATAGTCTGCACCCTGTTATTTCTGGCTCTGTGGTTCTTCTTCTCGTTCACTCGATTCGGGATATACACCATCGGACTGGGCAACAACGAGGAGGCCCTCAGACGATGCGGAATCAGGGTAAAGCGCTGGAAGACCGGCCTATACTGCCTTTGCGGATGCTGCGCCGCCATAGCTGCCGTGCTTATTACCTCGCGTCTCAACAGCGCGGAACCTCTGGCGGGGGCGATGATGGAGATGGACGCCATAGCCACGGCGGTGCTCGGAGGAACGGCCATACAGGGCGGCAAAACCAGCCTGACAGGTACCGTTCTGGCGGGGATTCTGCTGGCGCTGGTAAAGAACGGCCTCACCATGCTCGGAGTCTCGTCCTACTATCAGGGATTTTCCGTAGGTGCCATCGTCCTCATCTCGGTAGTTCTTTCGGAGCGATCGACGAGGACGAAACAATAG
- a CDS encoding substrate-binding domain-containing protein, with protein MKIAKFLCAATLCCAMATTSFAGEPNPMVSKSIATIEDQLGSLPDITGQERIGVLVITLSNPYWVTMKERYGEWAKEMGISVEVMAAPTEKDLKSQLNTLEAMVAKKYDGIIVTPMDPFNLIPGIVKADEKGIPVVCSGPEVSRDGLKQAGAVMDGWITATFKDQGRLCAEDMGKKLPSGSEVAIIEGIPGAGQSKARREGASEGFEKTGLKLVAVEAGNWDRNRAYDITTNLVKAHPKLKGIYCANDVMALAAVDALEVAGIKDVTVYGTDFIPEAAEAIKSGRLAGSTTFSQAAWTRGALVYTLKLIKKDEDLPEKLSVPITLVNGENIGQFQGWK; from the coding sequence ATGAAGATAGCGAAGTTCTTATGTGCGGCGACGCTGTGTTGCGCCATGGCGACAACCTCTTTCGCAGGCGAACCGAACCCGATGGTGTCCAAATCGATAGCGACAATCGAGGATCAGCTGGGGTCGTTGCCCGACATAACCGGCCAGGAACGCATAGGGGTTCTGGTGATAACCCTGTCCAACCCTTATTGGGTTACCATGAAAGAACGCTACGGCGAGTGGGCAAAGGAGATGGGGATATCGGTGGAGGTTATGGCGGCTCCGACCGAAAAAGACCTCAAGTCTCAGCTCAACACCCTGGAGGCCATGGTGGCCAAGAAATACGACGGAATCATAGTTACCCCGATGGACCCGTTCAATCTTATACCGGGCATAGTAAAGGCCGACGAAAAAGGCATCCCGGTCGTATGTTCCGGCCCCGAGGTAAGCAGAGATGGTTTAAAGCAGGCCGGTGCCGTAATGGACGGATGGATAACCGCCACGTTCAAAGACCAGGGTCGACTCTGCGCCGAGGACATGGGTAAAAAGCTGCCCTCCGGATCGGAGGTCGCCATAATAGAGGGGATCCCCGGAGCCGGACAGAGCAAAGCCCGGAGAGAGGGAGCGTCCGAGGGCTTCGAAAAAACCGGACTCAAACTGGTCGCGGTGGAAGCCGGCAATTGGGACAGAAACAGGGCCTACGACATAACGACAAACCTCGTGAAAGCCCATCCCAAACTCAAGGGAATATATTGCGCCAACGACGTGATGGCTCTTGCCGCGGTGGACGCCCTCGAGGTAGCGGGAATAAAGGACGTGACGGTATACGGAACGGACTTCATCCCTGAGGCGGCAGAGGCAATAAAAAGCGGCAGGTTGGCCGGATCGACCACATTCTCCCAGGCCGCATGGACCAGAGGAGCTCTCGTCTACACTCTGAAGCTGATCAAGAAGGACGAGGACCTTCCGGAAAAACTGTCCGTTCCGATAACCCTGGTGAACGGAGAGAACATCGGGCAATTCCAGGGGTGGAAATGA
- a CDS encoding substrate-binding domain-containing protein, producing MELRKIAILFCDQDNPFWLETIRMYREFLPVHGFYGDFLFPEDPRDGLCQAELMERHLTADYDGMIINPLTAENLLPPLESSSRKFPVFDVGPKCDQEMVAGISGYIPLQAADFEEQGRMCTEAILGNCDGPLGCIGGPIDTRQSRMRIEGAVKAARQRSLTVLDVEWSDFTREGGRRAMKKLIPLKPGAIFCANDLMALGAIETAAEKGVEIPVGGVDLIPEALSAIEEGALTASVGLDPAELVDEILKSIGLFMRDKLVPTGTLANNILKTR from the coding sequence ATGGAACTCCGCAAAATAGCTATTCTTTTCTGTGATCAGGACAACCCGTTCTGGTTGGAGACGATACGCATGTACCGGGAATTCCTCCCGGTACATGGTTTTTATGGAGACTTTCTCTTTCCCGAGGATCCGAGAGACGGTCTATGTCAGGCCGAACTCATGGAAAGACACCTGACGGCGGACTACGACGGCATGATAATAAACCCCCTGACGGCGGAAAACCTCCTGCCCCCGCTTGAGTCATCGTCCAGAAAATTTCCCGTCTTCGACGTAGGCCCCAAGTGCGACCAAGAGATGGTAGCCGGCATATCCGGTTATATACCGTTACAGGCGGCCGACTTCGAGGAACAGGGCCGAATGTGCACGGAGGCCATACTGGGAAACTGCGACGGTCCTCTGGGCTGCATCGGCGGCCCCATCGACACCAGGCAGAGCAGGATGAGGATCGAGGGGGCCGTAAAGGCGGCAAGGCAAAGAAGCCTAACGGTCCTCGACGTGGAATGGAGCGACTTCACCAGAGAGGGCGGCAGAAGGGCGATGAAAAAGCTGATTCCCCTAAAACCCGGAGCCATATTCTGCGCCAACGACCTTATGGCTCTGGGGGCCATAGAGACCGCCGCCGAAAAGGGCGTCGAAATTCCCGTAGGCGGCGTAGACCTCATACCGGAGGCCCTTTCCGCCATAGAGGAGGGAGCTCTGACCGCCTCCGTAGGGCTCGATCCGGCAGAGCTGGTAGATGAAATACTGAAATCGATCGGTTTATTTATGAGAGATAAACTTGTCCCCACGGGAACTCTTGCGAACAATATATTGAAAACTCGATAG
- a CDS encoding corrinoid protein → MEKENMLKELARSVVDMDEETSAELSKSYVEAGFDAYDGISSGLSVGMDEAGRLYEEEEYYIPELLLCSDAMYAGLDVLKPHLRRDDSSETYKAVVGVVEGDTHDIGKNLFKVMLETVGFEVYDLGRDVPPKEFVDKAIEVGAHLVGMSTLMTTTMPNMPIVIDLLKAEGIRDKTIVMVGGGPISRSFAQKIGADGYEPEASAGARLARELVTTKLETMSHAAV, encoded by the coding sequence ATGGAGAAAGAAAATATGCTTAAAGAACTGGCCAGATCGGTGGTCGACATGGACGAGGAGACGTCGGCGGAGCTATCCAAAAGTTACGTCGAAGCGGGGTTCGACGCCTACGACGGCATCTCCTCGGGACTTTCCGTAGGTATGGACGAGGCGGGAAGGCTGTACGAAGAGGAGGAGTACTACATACCGGAACTGCTGCTGTGCTCCGACGCCATGTACGCCGGTCTGGACGTGCTTAAGCCCCACCTTCGCAGGGACGATTCGTCCGAGACCTACAAGGCGGTGGTCGGGGTGGTCGAGGGCGACACCCACGACATAGGGAAGAATCTTTTCAAGGTGATGCTGGAGACCGTAGGATTCGAGGTCTACGACCTGGGAAGGGACGTTCCCCCCAAGGAGTTCGTCGACAAGGCCATCGAGGTGGGAGCTCATCTGGTAGGGATGTCCACCTTGATGACAACCACCATGCCCAACATGCCGATTGTCATAGACCTGCTCAAGGCGGAGGGCATAAGGGATAAGACTATCGTCATGGTAGGAGGAGGCCCTATCTCCAGGAGCTTCGCCCAGAAGATAGGTGCCGACGGCTACGAGCCGGAGGCATCCGCCGGAGCCAGACTGGCCAGGGAGCTGGTGACGACGAAGCTGGAGACTATGTCCCATGCCGCAGTTTAA
- a CDS encoding uroporphyrinogen decarboxylase family protein: MPQFKDLMTPLERAKAMSTGQPVDRLQCNPNLSNGIARISGCRISEFNHDPRALADAVIATHRRFGGDGAKVFTDLFTVAEAMGAKIKFPDDDTADLLEPAIDDVSRIDELEPIDPEKACRIPVHLKAMEMVVDEISSEVPCTALVVGPFTTAFFLIGVEKMTRLMVRDPQSVDRLCQVSLESTLRYVDAAASRGMGISIAEPLSSCTVVSPKHFRRYAAPAVGKLLNHIKDKGMGTSMHICGKTDGIWEDLADMGLNALSIDNVVPLPDCVSKVGDRMKIMGKVDPSSVMFAGTREEVRKACLSDIRDAYRSPKGFALMSGCGLPVETPIRNIDAMMDATRELGWPITEEKQEKALAIDRYDD, encoded by the coding sequence ATGCCGCAGTTTAAGGATTTAATGACCCCGCTGGAACGTGCCAAGGCTATGTCGACGGGACAGCCGGTGGACCGGTTACAGTGCAACCCCAACCTCTCCAACGGGATCGCCCGCATATCGGGATGCAGAATATCCGAGTTCAACCACGACCCGAGAGCCCTGGCCGACGCCGTCATCGCCACCCACAGGAGATTCGGAGGCGACGGAGCCAAGGTATTCACCGACCTCTTCACCGTCGCCGAGGCGATGGGAGCCAAGATCAAGTTCCCCGACGACGACACGGCGGACCTACTGGAGCCCGCCATAGACGACGTCTCCAGGATAGACGAGCTGGAGCCAATAGATCCGGAGAAGGCCTGTAGAATCCCGGTCCACCTGAAAGCGATGGAGATGGTGGTGGACGAGATAAGCTCCGAGGTCCCCTGCACCGCCTTGGTGGTCGGCCCCTTCACCACCGCCTTCTTTCTGATAGGCGTAGAGAAAATGACGAGGCTGATGGTGCGAGATCCCCAGTCGGTGGACAGGCTATGTCAGGTCTCGTTGGAAAGCACACTGCGCTACGTGGACGCCGCCGCCTCCAGGGGCATGGGCATATCCATAGCAGAGCCCCTCTCATCCTGCACCGTCGTCAGCCCCAAACACTTCAGGCGCTACGCCGCCCCGGCGGTAGGAAAACTGCTGAACCACATCAAGGACAAGGGCATGGGCACATCGATGCACATCTGCGGCAAGACCGACGGAATCTGGGAGGATCTGGCCGACATGGGTCTGAACGCCCTCAGCATAGACAACGTGGTTCCCCTGCCGGATTGCGTATCCAAGGTGGGAGACAGGATGAAGATAATGGGCAAGGTGGACCCCTCGTCGGTTATGTTCGCCGGAACCAGGGAAGAGGTTCGAAAGGCCTGCCTGTCCGACATCCGAGACGCCTATCGATCGCCCAAGGGATTCGCCCTAATGTCCGGATGCGGTCTTCCGGTGGAGACGCCGATAAGGAATATCGACGCCATGATGGACGCAACCAGGGAGCTCGGATGGCCCATAACCGAGGAAAAGCAGGAGAAGGCTCTGGCGATCGACAGGTATGACGACTGA
- a CDS encoding uroporphyrinogen decarboxylase family protein, giving the protein MTTEMTELKRLIDALKREPVDRPPCICPGGMMNMIVEDVMDLTNRTWPEAHIDGEAMAELAAGQPENGGFENYGVPFCMTVEAEAMGAPVSMGDRIHEPRVTGYVMSNSGDMGSLKEMDLSSGRTAQVCRAISLLKKRNGDIPVIANLTGPISLATSLVDPSLFYKDMKKSPEKVQILMDFVVEQLVRFGMAQIEAGADVLTISDPSGTGEILGPKAFERWAIPALNGILDRLSPSVKGTIVHICGRLGGVAHLLDDIRSDCISFDSITSAKELALRLSTKSLMGNVSTLAIETASPEHLKRMAKVCMDHGIDILSPACGIGAGTALSQVRTLVDSAKERKSS; this is encoded by the coding sequence ATGACGACTGAGATGACGGAGCTGAAAAGGCTGATCGACGCTCTGAAGAGGGAGCCGGTGGACCGCCCTCCCTGCATATGTCCGGGCGGGATGATGAACATGATCGTAGAGGACGTTATGGACCTGACGAACAGGACCTGGCCCGAGGCCCATATCGACGGAGAGGCCATGGCCGAGCTGGCGGCGGGACAGCCGGAAAACGGGGGGTTCGAGAACTACGGGGTTCCATTCTGCATGACCGTAGAGGCCGAAGCCATGGGAGCGCCCGTATCGATGGGAGACAGGATCCACGAACCAAGGGTCACCGGATACGTCATGTCGAACTCCGGCGACATGGGCAGCCTGAAGGAGATGGACCTATCCTCCGGCCGTACGGCCCAGGTATGTCGGGCGATTTCCCTCCTGAAAAAAAGAAACGGCGACATACCGGTAATAGCCAACCTAACCGGTCCGATAAGCCTCGCCACATCGCTCGTGGATCCCTCGCTTTTCTATAAGGATATGAAAAAGAGCCCGGAGAAAGTCCAGATTCTGATGGATTTCGTGGTGGAACAGCTCGTTCGATTCGGGATGGCCCAGATCGAGGCGGGAGCGGACGTCCTCACCATATCGGACCCAAGCGGAACGGGAGAGATCCTAGGACCTAAGGCATTCGAAAGATGGGCGATCCCCGCCCTCAACGGCATACTGGACCGACTATCCCCCTCCGTGAAGGGCACCATAGTACATATATGCGGACGTCTAGGCGGGGTGGCCCATCTTCTGGACGACATAAGGAGCGACTGCATCAGTTTCGATTCCATAACCTCCGCCAAAGAATTGGCCCTCAGGTTGAGCACTAAATCCCTTATGGGAAACGTGAGCACCCTTGCCATAGAGACTGCCTCTCCCGAACATCTGAAACGGATGGCGAAGGTGTGCATGGACCATGGAATCGACATACTGTCCCCCGCCTGCGGCATCGGGGCGGGAACGGCTCTGAGCCAGGTACGGACTCTGGTGGATAGCGCAAAGGAAAGGAAGTCTTCATGA
- a CDS encoding ASKHA domain-containing protein, with protein MTSRITIDGGKVLEFSPGPTLLEILREGGVKTEAPCGGKGICGKCRVTLKGDGGPVTDEERAFLSSEDIAEGVRLSCLCRPVGDVAVSLSDQEEKGSAILTDGNRPDFRICPAIGAVPISIPRPEIRDGMSLLDHLESVAGPLKPDASLVRRIPQAFRSKEVTAVFHKDSLIDLIPERDPELYGLAVDVGTTTVVVSLISLKTGETVGSASEINPQKDFGLDVISRIERCETFPTGLEDLHDAIISCLDRLVDKVCFDKGTSRKRIYEMAIGSNATMTSLLLGVHPWSLGRAPFSPVLRRGMTVPSVDLGVELAPGARAYVLPGVSAYIGSDIVAGMVATELMEDRGIRLFIDIGTNGEIVLSDRGRLSACSCAAGPALEGMNISCGMRASDGAVESVRLNESFAELGVIGGGTPRGLCGSAILDVLSEVVRLEMVGKTGRLKPGPMIAEENGKRALVLRERDPRLTVTQGDLRQVQLARGAILSGFISLLEANDLTMADIDQVLVAGQFGRHLSVDSLTGSGLIPMELKDRITYCGNTSGAGAAMCLLSRKARDDAEMLSDMVDYVELSVLESYDRLFSRCLQFEVSR; from the coding sequence ATGACGTCGAGAATTACCATCGATGGAGGCAAGGTCCTGGAGTTCTCTCCGGGGCCTACCCTGTTGGAGATATTGCGAGAAGGCGGAGTCAAGACAGAGGCTCCCTGCGGAGGCAAGGGAATCTGCGGAAAATGCCGGGTCACCCTGAAAGGAGACGGAGGCCCCGTGACGGACGAGGAGAGGGCCTTTCTCTCGTCGGAGGACATCGCAGAGGGAGTCCGACTGTCCTGCCTGTGCCGCCCGGTCGGCGACGTCGCTGTGTCCCTGTCCGATCAGGAGGAAAAGGGTTCGGCCATCCTCACGGACGGGAACCGCCCGGATTTCCGGATATGCCCCGCCATAGGCGCCGTACCTATCTCGATACCGAGACCGGAGATAAGAGACGGAATGTCCCTTCTGGACCATCTCGAATCGGTCGCAGGGCCGCTTAAACCGGACGCGTCTCTGGTCAGGAGGATTCCCCAGGCGTTCAGATCGAAGGAAGTAACCGCGGTCTTCCACAAAGACAGCCTGATAGACCTGATACCGGAGAGAGACCCCGAGCTTTACGGACTGGCGGTGGATGTAGGTACCACGACGGTGGTCGTATCGTTGATATCCTTGAAGACCGGGGAGACCGTCGGATCCGCCAGCGAGATAAACCCCCAGAAGGACTTCGGCCTGGACGTGATCTCCCGAATAGAGAGATGCGAGACCTTTCCTACCGGTCTGGAGGACCTCCATGACGCCATAATCTCTTGCCTGGACCGCCTCGTGGACAAAGTCTGTTTCGATAAAGGGACCTCCAGGAAAAGAATATACGAGATGGCGATCGGCAGCAACGCCACCATGACCTCTCTGCTGCTGGGGGTCCATCCCTGGTCATTGGGCAGGGCTCCTTTCAGCCCTGTTCTTCGAAGGGGGATGACCGTACCCTCGGTAGACCTTGGGGTAGAACTGGCTCCGGGAGCCAGGGCCTACGTCCTGCCCGGAGTTTCGGCCTACATTGGTTCCGATATAGTGGCGGGAATGGTGGCTACCGAGCTGATGGAAGACCGGGGCATCAGGCTCTTCATAGACATAGGCACGAACGGTGAGATCGTCCTGTCCGACCGAGGCAGGCTCAGCGCCTGTTCTTGCGCCGCCGGGCCCGCTCTGGAAGGGATGAACATAAGCTGCGGCATGAGGGCATCGGACGGAGCGGTGGAGTCGGTTCGCCTGAACGAATCCTTCGCCGAGCTGGGAGTCATAGGCGGAGGAACGCCCAGAGGGCTATGCGGCAGCGCCATACTGGACGTGTTATCCGAGGTGGTCCGTCTCGAGATGGTGGGCAAGACGGGGAGACTGAAACCGGGGCCCATGATCGCAGAGGAAAACGGGAAAAGGGCGTTGGTCCTGAGAGAGAGGGATCCTAGGCTCACCGTGACCCAGGGCGACCTGAGACAGGTTCAGCTGGCTAGAGGAGCCATTCTCTCCGGATTCATATCCCTTCTGGAGGCCAACGACCTGACCATGGCCGACATAGATCAGGTACTGGTGGCTGGACAGTTCGGACGTCATCTGAGCGTCGACAGCCTGACGGGGTCGGGGCTCATTCCGATGGAGCTAAAGGACCGAATAACCTATTGCGGCAACACCTCCGGAGCCGGAGCCGCCATGTGCCTGCTTTCCAGGAAAGCCAGAGACGACGCAGAGATGCTTTCCGACATGGTGGACTACGTCGAGCTGTCCGTGTTGGAGAGTTACGACCGCCTCTTCTCCAGATGTCTCCAGTTCGAGGTGTCGAGATGA
- a CDS encoding uroporphyrinogen decarboxylase family protein produces the protein MKGCPVSKNGAMPDAIGARYPFPQVHRDGELMAQVAEELMREEGDVYCSVPFCSTVEAEAFGAQVRMGDHRTTPLVPKCPWDDPDMIPKEIPSPDSGRMGEVMKAVSILRGKGFPVILKVSGPFSTLMGLLDPKALFRTARKDPGRIETVLERISAYSLACAKEAARRDVSIISLAEPSATPDLLGPKRFEKLVSPALTRLLRDMDRLDGPWSGFLCGRLSSSMEDIGAISGDTVEMGSGRYGDHLETLRARGIRWFGGGCVAQTPADACRIRTIDVTD, from the coding sequence ATGAAGGGCTGCCCTGTGTCGAAGAACGGTGCCATGCCGGACGCCATAGGCGCTCGTTATCCCTTCCCCCAGGTACACCGCGACGGGGAGCTCATGGCCCAGGTGGCGGAGGAACTGATGCGGGAAGAAGGGGACGTCTACTGTTCCGTGCCTTTCTGTTCCACCGTGGAGGCCGAGGCCTTCGGGGCGCAGGTCAGGATGGGGGACCACAGGACCACCCCCCTCGTACCCAAGTGTCCATGGGACGACCCCGACATGATCCCGAAGGAGATCCCGTCGCCTGACTCCGGCAGGATGGGTGAGGTCATGAAGGCGGTGTCCATTCTGAGGGGAAAGGGATTCCCCGTAATATTGAAGGTCTCCGGGCCCTTCTCCACCCTGATGGGGCTGCTGGATCCAAAGGCCCTGTTCCGAACCGCCAGAAAAGACCCCGGCAGAATAGAGACCGTTCTGGAGAGGATCTCGGCCTACTCTCTCGCCTGTGCAAAGGAGGCGGCGAGACGGGATGTCTCGATAATCTCCCTGGCGGAGCCCTCCGCCACCCCCGACCTTCTAGGCCCGAAACGGTTCGAAAAGCTGGTCTCCCCCGCTCTGACCAGGCTGTTGAGGGATATGGACCGATTGGACGGACCGTGGAGCGGGTTTCTGTGCGGACGGCTCTCGTCGTCCATGGAGGATATAGGGGCCATATCGGGAGATACCGTGGAGATGGGATCGGGAAGATACGGAGATCACCTCGAGACCCTCAGAGCTCGGGGGATCCGGTGGTTCGGAGGGGGCTGCGTGGCCCAGACTCCCGCCGACGCCTGTAGGATACGGACCATAGACGTGACGGACTAA
- a CDS encoding sulfite exporter TauE/SafE family protein: MHLDSFQILALALSGLIAGLSKSALPGTAILMVPLMASAFPAKLSVGLSLPILIAADIVSAPSYRFEAAKERRLILTLLAGAVVGIGLGCLLMERIDGELFRSVIGWVVLSMLGLRILSSRRKKEGSTSGGMSPSLRFIFGLAAGTATALANVAGPIISLHMIMSGLPKRRFIAASVWFFLVANVLKVPFYWSIGIVNPNTLKADLIAAPFVTLGVWSGLRLVGRINQNLFITVVTTLTFVAAIRLILS; this comes from the coding sequence TTGCATTTAGACAGCTTTCAGATATTGGCGCTCGCCCTGTCGGGACTGATAGCGGGGCTTTCCAAGTCGGCTCTGCCCGGGACGGCCATCCTCATGGTCCCGCTCATGGCATCGGCCTTCCCGGCCAAACTGTCGGTCGGGCTGTCTCTGCCCATTCTGATAGCGGCGGATATCGTCTCCGCCCCGAGCTACAGGTTCGAGGCCGCCAAGGAAAGGAGACTGATCCTCACCCTTCTGGCGGGGGCGGTTGTAGGAATCGGCCTGGGATGCCTTTTGATGGAGAGGATAGATGGGGAGCTGTTTCGATCCGTCATAGGCTGGGTGGTTCTGTCCATGCTGGGGCTGAGGATTCTGTCGTCACGGCGGAAAAAGGAGGGATCCACCTCCGGGGGGATGAGCCCGTCTCTAAGGTTTATTTTCGGGCTCGCCGCCGGAACGGCGACGGCCCTGGCCAACGTGGCGGGACCGATCATATCGCTCCACATGATAATGTCCGGTTTGCCTAAACGACGTTTCATCGCCGCAAGCGTCTGGTTCTTTTTAGTGGCCAACGTCCTGAAAGTCCCGTTCTACTGGTCCATAGGGATCGTAAACCCGAACACCCTTAAGGCTGATCTTATCGCCGCGCCTTTCGTCACCCTAGGGGTCTGGTCGGGTCTGAGATTGGTGGGAAGGATCAATCAGAATCTCTTCATAACGGTCGTGACTACGCTGACCTTCGTCGCTGCGATACGCCTCATACTGAGCTGA
- a CDS encoding sensor domain-containing diguanylate cyclase: MISRSRSSLRNGILTIVMASFAVLSLIYGVLLELAIDDYRESRIADHDRYTAIVRRNLTYELDHLMELSTNLSRPRDIVESIERLDNEVLSDWGKAFTKTVGSVVFTDLDGVVIARAPDEFRFADSLSSEIYFEEAGNKGVFLGIAPVDGKDSFVACRPVLKYDDVPVGYLIVSKTITSSFLEALLPQGNMKLTFSDEMDSDLSREVSTSLEARRIVEVGGGFFSLDFLPSSEYRELLRLQNSLIFAFLAVTGGTVFFLLYFLRRRFEPYTRMVDALVDYSERKTDLDGLLDAVSKISSGVSDEISYICEALKDMILVLKDKMKNIQSYSTKLEYLANRDSLTGLWNRRKMDQILLSETERSSRYSASLSVVMVDIDHFKSVNDNFGHEVGDTVLSSIAALMKDCTRAGDSVGRWGGEEFLVVLPETDVKGALEYAERMRSAVECNVFDEDVRVTSSFGVTQYRIGEPVNEFVARADEALYEAKGNGRNRVEMR; encoded by the coding sequence TTGATCTCTAGGAGCAGATCCTCTCTGAGGAACGGCATCTTGACCATCGTCATGGCCTCTTTCGCCGTCTTAAGCCTGATCTACGGCGTTTTGCTGGAGTTGGCGATAGATGACTATAGAGAATCCAGGATAGCCGATCATGACAGATATACTGCCATAGTGCGCAGGAATCTGACCTATGAGCTCGATCACCTTATGGAATTATCCACCAATCTGTCTCGTCCCAGAGATATCGTGGAGTCCATCGAGAGATTGGACAACGAGGTGTTGTCCGATTGGGGCAAGGCTTTCACTAAGACCGTAGGTTCCGTGGTCTTCACCGACCTGGACGGGGTCGTCATCGCCAGGGCTCCCGATGAATTCAGATTTGCCGATTCGCTTTCCTCCGAGATCTACTTCGAGGAGGCAGGGAATAAGGGCGTTTTCTTAGGGATAGCTCCGGTGGACGGCAAGGATAGCTTCGTAGCCTGTCGTCCCGTGCTCAAGTACGACGACGTCCCGGTAGGCTATCTGATCGTGTCCAAAACCATAACCTCCTCATTTCTGGAAGCGCTGCTCCCGCAGGGTAACATGAAACTGACCTTCTCCGACGAGATGGATTCCGATCTATCCCGTGAAGTTAGCACCTCCTTGGAGGCCCGCCGTATCGTAGAGGTCGGAGGGGGCTTCTTCTCCCTCGACTTTTTGCCCAGCTCCGAATACAGGGAGCTGCTGCGGCTTCAGAACAGCCTGATATTCGCCTTTTTGGCCGTCACGGGAGGAACCGTCTTTTTCCTTCTGTACTTCCTTAGAAGGCGATTCGAGCCCTATACCAGAATGGTAGATGCCTTGGTGGATTATTCGGAGAGAAAGACCGACCTGGATGGACTGCTGGACGCGGTGTCAAAAATCTCCTCGGGGGTGTCCGACGAGATTTCCTACATATGCGAGGCGCTGAAGGACATGATACTGGTGCTGAAGGACAAGATGAAAAACATCCAGTCCTACAGCACCAAATTGGAGTACCTGGCCAACAGGGATTCCCTCACGGGACTCTGGAACCGCAGGAAGATGGACCAGATTCTTCTGTCCGAGACGGAGAGATCAAGCCGTTACAGTGCGTCCCTCTCCGTCGTCATGGTGGATATCGACCACTTTAAAAGCGTCAACGACAACTTCGGACATGAGGTGGGGGATACTGTGTTGAGCTCCATCGCGGCTCTGATGAAGGACTGCACCCGTGCAGGCGACTCTGTCGGAAGGTGGGGCGGGGAGGAGTTTTTGGTGGTCCTGCCGGAGACCGACGTCAAAGGCGCCCTGGAGTACGCCGAGAGGATGAGGAGTGCCGTGGAGTGCAACGTATTTGACGAGGATGTAAGGGTAACCTCCAGCTTCGGGGTTACCCAGTATAGGATCGGTGAGCCGGTAAACGAGTTCGTGGCCAGGGCGGACGAAGCCCTCTACGAAGCAAAGGGAAACGGCAGAAACAGAGTCGAAATGCGCTGA